A window of Reinekea marina contains these coding sequences:
- a CDS encoding YifB family Mg chelatase-like AAA ATPase, whose product MTLAVTYSRAHVGMEAPLVTIEVHISGGLPAFSIVGLAETAVREAKERVRSAILNSQFDFPNGRITVNMAPADLPKQGGQFDLAIALGILAASEQIAIETLNTYEWLGELSLSGHLSNGPGALPAAMACHKAGRALVCTTQNAQEAVLVKEANVYGASHLLEVCRMLKDADFTLSTPTASVEPNAQHYPCMSDVKGQTSARRALEIAAAGKHNLLLFGPPGTGKTLLASRLPGLLPSMTDSQALEVAAVQSVAGLPLTWQQRPFRSPHHSASAAALIGGGSIPKPGEVTLAHQGVLFLDELPEFPRHVLDVLREPLESHEVCISRAARQCTFPAGFQLVAAMNPTPGGYGADDPRSKRYSPDQIQRYISRLSGPFLDRIDLHIEVPTLPKELLLTDQPAESSKDIRVRVEQAWQAQLSRQGCSNSELSGKQLESICKVSAAEKALLDNAIDRLGLSARAYHRILKVARTVADLKNQPLIDKPAIIEALNCRQLEKLLGKW is encoded by the coding sequence ATGACACTCGCCGTAACTTATAGCCGTGCCCACGTGGGTATGGAGGCTCCACTCGTCACCATCGAAGTACACATATCTGGAGGCTTGCCTGCCTTTTCAATTGTGGGTTTGGCTGAAACGGCCGTACGTGAAGCCAAAGAACGAGTTCGCTCAGCTATTTTGAATAGCCAATTTGATTTCCCCAATGGCCGGATCACCGTCAATATGGCGCCGGCCGACCTCCCTAAACAAGGTGGGCAATTTGATCTCGCCATAGCTTTGGGTATTCTCGCCGCCAGTGAACAGATTGCAATAGAAACGCTCAACACTTACGAATGGTTGGGTGAATTATCGCTTTCAGGGCATTTAAGCAACGGTCCTGGCGCATTACCTGCTGCCATGGCCTGCCACAAGGCTGGCCGTGCTTTAGTTTGCACAACTCAAAACGCCCAAGAAGCCGTGCTGGTTAAAGAGGCCAACGTGTACGGTGCCAGCCACCTGCTAGAAGTGTGTCGAATGTTAAAAGATGCCGACTTTACACTGTCCACGCCTACGGCGAGTGTTGAACCCAATGCACAACACTACCCCTGCATGTCTGATGTAAAAGGGCAAACCAGTGCTCGCAGAGCCTTAGAAATAGCCGCTGCGGGCAAACATAATTTATTGCTTTTTGGTCCACCGGGAACGGGCAAAACTCTGCTGGCCTCTCGATTACCTGGGCTTCTGCCTTCAATGACAGATTCTCAAGCGCTTGAAGTTGCAGCGGTGCAATCCGTCGCAGGGCTTCCTCTTACATGGCAGCAAAGACCATTTCGAAGCCCGCATCACTCGGCTTCAGCGGCCGCTTTAATTGGCGGCGGCAGTATTCCTAAGCCGGGTGAAGTCACTTTGGCGCACCAAGGCGTGCTATTCTTAGATGAGTTACCAGAGTTCCCTCGCCATGTTCTCGACGTGTTACGCGAACCTCTTGAAAGCCACGAAGTGTGCATTTCAAGGGCAGCACGCCAATGCACTTTCCCGGCTGGGTTTCAGTTGGTGGCAGCCATGAACCCGACACCCGGCGGCTATGGTGCCGATGACCCACGTTCAAAACGATATTCACCCGATCAAATTCAACGCTACATTTCGCGATTATCCGGTCCATTTCTCGATCGCATAGACCTCCATATAGAAGTCCCTACACTCCCTAAAGAGCTGTTATTAACAGACCAACCCGCTGAAAGCAGCAAAGATATCAGAGTAAGAGTTGAACAAGCATGGCAAGCACAGTTGTCACGTCAGGGTTGTTCAAACAGTGAGTTGTCGGGGAAACAGTTAGAATCTATTTGTAAAGTGTCCGCAGCCGAAAAGGCACTGTTGGATAATGCCATTGATCGGCTGGGGTTAAGTGCTCGTGCCTACCATCGAATTTTAAAAGTGGCGCGCACTGTGGCCGATTTAAAAAACCAGCCACTCATTGATAAGCCCGCAATCATTGAAGCGTTAAATTGCAGGCAGCTAGAAAAACTACTGGGTAAATGGTAG
- the pyrE gene encoding orotate phosphoribosyltransferase codes for MPTSERVKRQFRPNFYHFYKVYLMNSTETAKSTDTLHDWQRSFIEFALEKQVLQFGEFTLKSGRVSPYFFNAGNFNDGESQQRIGEIYAKTLVESDIDFDLVFGPAYKGIPLAASTVFALQNSHGQNKFFSFNRKEAKDHGEGGTIVGAPLEGNLVLVDDVITAGTAIKETLSLLEAFPSASLTAAVILIDRQEKLADSDLSAIQALEQNFGLRILPAIRLDQIMKYLEDNGNHKEALIAMKNYREQYGV; via the coding sequence ATGCCGACCTCGGAACGTGTAAAACGCCAATTCCGTCCGAATTTTTATCATTTTTATAAGGTCTACTTAATGAATAGTACAGAAACTGCAAAAAGTACAGACACATTACACGATTGGCAACGATCATTTATTGAATTTGCACTGGAAAAACAAGTGCTACAGTTTGGTGAATTTACGTTGAAGTCTGGCCGAGTCAGCCCTTACTTTTTTAACGCAGGCAATTTTAACGATGGCGAATCTCAACAACGAATCGGAGAGATATACGCCAAAACGCTGGTCGAATCTGACATCGACTTCGATCTAGTTTTTGGACCGGCCTACAAAGGTATTCCCTTGGCGGCGTCTACCGTGTTTGCTCTACAAAACAGCCATGGTCAAAATAAGTTTTTTTCATTCAACCGCAAAGAAGCAAAAGATCACGGTGAAGGTGGCACCATCGTTGGCGCACCATTAGAGGGCAATTTAGTCCTAGTTGATGACGTTATTACGGCAGGAACAGCCATTAAAGAAACGCTTTCCTTATTAGAAGCATTCCCAAGTGCCTCTTTGACGGCTGCAGTGATCTTGATTGATCGCCAAGAAAAGCTGGCCGACTCTGATTTATCGGCGATTCAAGCGCTAGAGCAAAACTTTGGCTTACGCATTTTGCCGGCTATTCGCTTGGATCAGATTATGAAGTACTTAGAAGACAACGGAAATCACAAAGAAGCCCTAATTGCCATGAAGAATTACCGTGAGCAATACGGTGTTTAA
- a CDS encoding DUF4124 domain-containing protein translates to MKRIISATILVSFIGLATSVSAAQFYRWKDEQGNLFVQSYIPPEYVANGYEIVDEAGNLIKSVAPQISEAEKQAKELSRINGEMQRARDEELLKFYRSPSDVDRAMSTWLSRMDMEIRVKQNRIRIKENEFAKLQEQAANLERSGQTVDPEIEEKMKSIRLEIEQFKLEIREVQLRQDESRGQFELDRERMVELWKIITGEEWVDKEESTDSSAE, encoded by the coding sequence ATGAAACGCATTATCAGCGCTACTATTTTAGTATCTTTTATTGGGTTGGCCACCAGTGTCAGCGCCGCCCAGTTTTATCGTTGGAAAGATGAACAAGGCAACCTATTTGTTCAAAGCTATATACCGCCAGAATATGTCGCCAATGGCTATGAAATCGTTGATGAGGCTGGGAATTTAATTAAATCGGTTGCGCCTCAAATCAGCGAAGCAGAAAAGCAAGCCAAAGAACTCTCACGAATTAATGGCGAAATGCAGCGCGCACGCGATGAAGAGCTACTTAAGTTTTATCGCTCGCCTTCCGATGTTGATCGTGCCATGAGTACTTGGTTGAGCCGAATGGACATGGAAATTCGCGTAAAGCAAAACCGGATACGGATCAAAGAAAATGAGTTTGCAAAACTGCAGGAGCAGGCAGCAAATTTAGAGCGTAGCGGTCAAACGGTCGATCCAGAGATTGAAGAAAAGATGAAATCCATTCGTTTAGAAATCGAGCAATTTAAATTAGAGATACGTGAAGTTCAACTTCGGCAAGATGAATCACGTGGACAATTTGAGCTAGACCGAGAACGCATGGTCGAACTGTGGAAGATTATCACGGGTGAAGAATGGGTAGATAAAGAAGAATCCACAGATTCGAGTGCCGAGTAG
- a CDS encoding DUF547 domain-containing protein, which yields MFKYILMAVSLFAFTATAHANTPISAFSTNQPNSTTALDHSDWQYFLDTHLNYDEFGQSYFSYQQVTPQELAMLNNYIQRMEKVKPHQLSAIEEKAFWINLYNALTVKVVLDAYPVDSIKDIDGKFGGLFATGPWEKERIMVSGVGLSLNNIEHDIVRPKYNDYRIHFALNCAAKGCPNLSNQVFTASNIEQQLNEAEATFVNHQRGVRFDGRQLVLSKIFDWYLEDFAQNETALIQLIAPKVNATTRARLNGYKGKIKYEYDWSLNEVAQP from the coding sequence ATGTTCAAGTATATTTTAATGGCGGTTAGTTTATTCGCCTTTACCGCAACAGCCCACGCCAACACGCCGATATCAGCTTTTAGCACCAACCAGCCGAATTCAACCACCGCGCTTGATCATTCCGATTGGCAGTACTTCTTAGACACCCATTTAAACTACGATGAATTTGGGCAATCTTACTTTTCATATCAGCAAGTCACACCGCAAGAACTTGCCATGTTAAACAACTATATACAGCGCATGGAAAAGGTAAAACCACACCAACTCAGTGCCATCGAAGAAAAAGCATTTTGGATTAATCTGTATAACGCACTGACTGTAAAAGTTGTTTTAGACGCCTACCCTGTAGATTCCATCAAGGATATTGATGGCAAGTTTGGTGGTTTATTTGCCACTGGCCCGTGGGAGAAAGAACGCATCATGGTCAGTGGCGTTGGGTTAAGCTTAAACAATATAGAACACGATATTGTTCGCCCAAAATACAATGACTACCGCATTCACTTTGCACTCAACTGCGCCGCGAAAGGCTGCCCTAACCTTTCTAACCAGGTGTTTACGGCGTCTAATATCGAACAACAGCTAAACGAAGCCGAAGCTACTTTTGTCAATCACCAACGCGGTGTTCGGTTTGATGGCCGACAGTTGGTGTTATCTAAAATTTTTGACTGGTATTTAGAAGATTTTGCACAAAATGAAACCGCCTTGATTCAGCTTATCGCCCCGAAAGTCAACGCTACAACGCGAGCTCGCTTGAATGGCTACAAAGGTAAAATTAAATACGAATACGATTGGTCACTTAACGAGGTCGCACAGCCGTGA
- a CDS encoding transporter substrate-binding domain-containing protein, protein MKKSIVITSVAVIAILGAAAGWWYSSNQIAPLEYTTVKIGVDAPYPPYEFFDSNGELTGFEVELGNSMCSYLNIKCEWVVTPWDSIIDDLNAGKFDMIMSSMSIESERKKLVDFSDPYYSTPSVYFARKGDFFEGTSVSDLKGKKVAVQSGTLQYKHLVEEYGDNITILTFDGWDGVSASFRSGEADVVLTDYPQWEGEFMLEGVYEVIGEPLQIGDGVGIAFRKSDENLRKAMNKALDNAKTYGDFQRFRRKYFFYDIMVK, encoded by the coding sequence ATGAAAAAGTCAATCGTCATTACGTCGGTCGCTGTCATCGCAATACTTGGCGCTGCAGCAGGCTGGTGGTACTCAAGTAATCAAATCGCTCCATTGGAATATACCACGGTTAAAATAGGTGTTGATGCACCTTACCCTCCCTATGAATTTTTTGATAGCAATGGAGAGCTCACAGGCTTTGAAGTCGAACTTGGAAACTCCATGTGCAGCTACTTAAACATAAAATGTGAGTGGGTGGTAACGCCTTGGGATTCCATAATTGATGACTTAAATGCAGGTAAGTTCGATATGATCATGTCTTCCATGTCTATCGAATCTGAGCGTAAAAAGCTGGTTGATTTCAGTGACCCTTATTATTCTACGCCGTCAGTTTATTTTGCTCGAAAGGGGGATTTTTTTGAAGGGACGTCTGTCTCTGATCTAAAAGGCAAAAAAGTAGCCGTTCAATCGGGCACCCTACAATATAAGCACTTAGTAGAAGAATATGGCGACAATATAACCATCTTAACATTCGATGGTTGGGATGGCGTCAGTGCATCGTTCCGTTCAGGGGAAGCCGATGTGGTATTGACCGATTACCCACAATGGGAAGGCGAGTTTATGTTAGAAGGCGTCTACGAAGTTATTGGTGAGCCACTTCAAATTGGTGATGGCGTTGGCATAGCCTTCCGTAAGTCTGACGAGAACTTAAGAAAAGCGATGAACAAAGCCTTAGATAACGCCAAAACCTATGGCGATTTCCAGCGCTTCCGTCGTAAGTATTTCTTCTATGACATTATGGTGAAGTAA
- a CDS encoding exodeoxyribonuclease III, producing MNGLVNAAERGFLDWLTHVDADVVCIQDTRSKEYQLPENLLDVPGFNAFFFDADEDGHAGTAIYSRVMPKAVMRGFGNMNCDLQGGFIQADFDNVSVASIWVPQADYIEDVDDKLDYLEALQLHFKKTRRKRREFIFTGSFHIAHRSVDLGNWESHQREPGFLPEERAWMDQVTGPIGFVDGFRSVNKKDRQHTFWPFDEAQVNGARYDYQFVTPNIADFIVEATIIREPRLSPHCAVQIEYDMDL from the coding sequence GTGAATGGCCTGGTCAATGCGGCAGAGCGAGGATTCCTCGACTGGTTGACACACGTCGATGCCGACGTCGTCTGCATTCAGGATACCCGAAGCAAAGAATACCAGCTGCCAGAAAACCTATTAGATGTTCCTGGATTTAACGCCTTCTTTTTCGATGCCGATGAAGATGGCCATGCCGGTACGGCCATATACAGTCGTGTTATGCCAAAGGCGGTGATGCGTGGTTTTGGAAACATGAATTGTGACTTGCAGGGCGGCTTTATTCAGGCCGATTTCGATAACGTCAGTGTGGCTTCTATTTGGGTGCCACAAGCCGATTATATTGAAGATGTAGATGATAAGCTCGACTACTTAGAAGCGCTGCAATTACATTTTAAAAAGACTCGTCGCAAACGCCGCGAGTTTATATTCACAGGTTCATTTCACATTGCCCACCGTTCAGTAGATTTAGGCAATTGGGAATCTCATCAGCGTGAACCCGGATTTTTACCTGAAGAACGAGCCTGGATGGATCAAGTGACCGGACCGATCGGCTTTGTTGATGGCTTTAGATCCGTAAACAAAAAAGATCGTCAGCATACTTTTTGGCCTTTTGATGAAGCTCAAGTCAACGGCGCGCGATACGATTACCAATTTGTAACGCCTAACATTGCCGACTTTATCGTAGAGGCCACGATCATTCGTGAACCTCGATTAAGCCCTCACTGTGCCGTGCAAATAGAATACGATATGGACTTATAG